Proteins found in one Planococcus citri chromosome 2, ihPlaCitr1.1, whole genome shotgun sequence genomic segment:
- the LOC135836153 gene encoding THAP domain-containing protein 5-like — translation MPMKCSAPLCRGNYSTGEKVSVFKFPANDDLRKKWIAALKREKTFVPSKCSRVCEKHFPPEDIERDLICHDRRTGRTLSTPLPHPRIRVGAVPSIFPDRPSYYTKVVKKRESVEERRLRKDREKLIQAAEATSNNTSVTIAPSKKHVDDKSFSTFNEFCERLNKYPPQSSKLTWTIVKYENDLILLDIMKEPIPKIRNSVIVNKECKAVVVTNDIRLNKMGNFHFPFALENINQLHDILNEIERKTQSIHHMKFEIKWSH, via the exons ATGCCGATGAAATGTAGTGCTCCGTTGTGCCGTGGAAATTATAGCACCGGTGAAAAAGTATCCGTATTCAAGTTTCCCGCTAATGATGATCTGAGGAAGAAGTGGATCGCTGCCTTGAAAAGAGAGAAAACATTCGTTCCATCAAAATGTAGCAGA GTTTGCGAGAAACACTTTCCACCAGAGGATATTGAACGAGACCTTATCTGTCATGATAGAAGAACTGGAAGAACATTATCAACACCATTACCACACCCTCGGATTCGAGTCGGTGCTGTGCCTTCAATATTTCCAGATCGTCCTAGTTACTAcacaaaagttgtgaaaaaacgaGAAAGTGTTGAAGAACGGCGTCTCAGAAAGGATCGAGAAAAACTTATTCAAGCAGCTGAAGCAACAAGTAACAATACTAGCGTTACCATTGCCCCTAGCAAAAAACACGTTGACGACAAATCATTCTCtactttcaacgaattttgTGAACGTTTAAACAAATATCCACCTCAGAGTTCGAAATTGACATGGACAATTGTGAAATATGAAAACGATTTAATACTCCTCGATATAATGAAAGAACCAATACCGAAAATACGAAATTCTGTAATTGTGAACAAGGAATGTAAAGCTGTAGTCGTAACGAATGATATTCGTTTAAacaaaatgggaaattttcattttcctttcGCTTTAGAAAACATCAACCAACTGCATGATATTCTGAATGAGATTGAACGTAAAACGCAATCAATCCAccatatgaaatttgaaataaaatggtCTCATTGA